The following is a genomic window from Gemmatimonadaceae bacterium.
TCGTCACGAGACCGGCCGTGCCGCCGTACTCGTCGAGCACGATGGCCATGTGTTCCTTGAGGCGCTTGAAGTCGGAGAGCACTTCTTCGACCTGCCGCGAGCCCGGTACGACGTGGACGCTTCGCGCGATGTCGCGAAGCGAGTACTCGCGCGGCGGCGAACGAAGGACCGCCAGGACGTCCTTCGCGAGGACGATGCCGATGATGTTGTCGATCGTGTCTTCGTAGACAGGGTATCTCGACCGCCCACTGTCCGTGATCATCGCCACCGTTTCGTCGAGCGTCGCGTCGAGCGGCAACGCGTCAATCTCGGTGCGCGGGGTCATCACGTCGCGGGCGTTCTTCTCCGAGAACTCGAAGACGCCTTCGAGCAGGTCGGCGTCTTGCGTCTCCAACGCGCCCCCCTCTTCGCTCTGCTCGACCAGCATGCGCAGCTCCTCGGCGGAATGCACGTTCTCGCGCGCCGAGCGGAGCCCGAAGGCGCGTAGAACCACCTGCGAAGAGCGGTTGAGGAAATTCGTGAACGGCGACATCAACCAGGCGAACGCGAGCAGCGGCGGCGTGAGCCATCGCGCGACGTCTTCCGGATGAGCCAGTGCCAGGCCGCGCGGCGCGAGCTCACCGAACACGACGTGGAAGAACGTGACGATCGCCAGCGCGATCGCCGCGCCGATGCCGACGCGTAAAGAAACCTCAATGAAAAAGGGCAGCTCGCCCAGCTCACGCGCGAAGACGCCGCCCAGCGCGCTCTCGGCCAGCGCGCCGAGTCCGAGGCTCGCGAGCGTAACGCCCAACTGGCTTGCCGAGTAGACTCGCGCGAGATTTCCTAAAGCGCGGAGGGCGAGCCGAGCCTTCCAGTCGCCGGTGCGCGCGATCGACTCCAACCGCGTCCTTCGTGCCCGCACCAACGCGAACTCGGCGGCGACGAAGAAGCCGTTCACGAGCAGGAGAACGGCGATGGCGATCAGGCGCGCGAGCACGGGGTGAATCTAGGGCGGCTGTCCGTCACCGTCGATGCTGGCGCCCGGCCGCCGATACTTGGGAAAGACCGGAGCGTCATTGGGCCATTCACACGATCATCAACACTCGCACGGGATTGGCCATGCGCACGGCCATCACCACGGCCACTCGCACGACCATTCCCACGGCCAGATCTACGGCGCTTCGACTGCCGCGTCCACACGCGCTCTCAAGTGGGCGCTCGTCCTCACCGTCGTCATCCTGATCGTCGAGGGAATCGGCGGATGGATGTCGAACTCGCTGGCCTTGCTCGCCGACGCCGGGCACGTCCTCACCGACGCCGGGGCCCTTGGACTCTCGCTGTTCGTGGCGTGGCTCGCGCGTCAGCCCGGTTCGGGGGCCAAGACGTTCGGCTATTTGCGCTGGGAGATTCTCGCCGCGCTCATCAACGGCACGACGCTGTTGTTGATCTCGGTGTGGATCATCCTCGAGGCGGTCGGCCGCTTCAAGGCGCCGGAACCGGTCCACGGCGGGCTGATGCTCGGGGTCGCCATCGTTGGATTCGTCGTGAACGGTGTCGCGGTGTACCTGCTTCACGGCGTACGCGAAGGCAGTCTCAACGTGCGGGGCGCATATCTGCACGTACTCGGCGACATGCTCGCCGCGGGCGGCACCGTGGTGGCGGGCGGGATCATTCGTTTCACGGGCTGGCTCGACGCCGATCCGATCGCGTCGCTGCTCACGACGGTGCTGATCGTCGCCGGCTCGTGGCGCCTCGTGCGCGAATCGGTCGACGTGCTGCTCGAGAGCGCTCCGCCGCACATCGCGCTCGACGCCGTCAGATCGAAGCTCGAATCCATCCCCAACGTCGAATCCGTCCACGACCTGCACGTGTGGACGGTGACGTCTGGGATGGTCGCGATGAGCGCCCACGCGATCGTCCGCGACGCGGGGTGTCATCAGGGCGTGCTCGAGCAGGCCCACGATCTCCTGCGGGAGATGGGGATCCAGCACGTCACCGTTCAGTTGGAGTGCGAGGCGCTGGGGGGGCGAGAGTTGCACCTGCACCCGTAGTGGAAGCCGAAACAGACGAGAACTCGGACGTCTGATGTCGGACTTCTGACGTCAGATTCTCCTCTGACGTCGGCGCTTCCTAGGTCTCCGCCACGGTCTCCTGCTGCTCGTTTTCCGGAATCGGGTGCTCGCCGGTCAACTCCCCGCGAGCCTTGGCGTATTCGTCGCGTTCCGCGTAGCCGTACCCGCCGAACACTTCGCCGCCGCGCATGTAATCGTGTCCGTAGCCGCGACCGTGGGGATAATTCTCCAACGCGGCTTCGTCCGCCTGATTCATGGTCCACCTCCGCGAATGGCGTTCTGGGGACTTGTCAGGGGATCGTACCCCCCCTTGCATGGTGCGTTCGCCTGGCCTGTTACGCAAGGGTTACGTGCCGG
Proteins encoded in this region:
- a CDS encoding cation diffusion facilitator family transporter, translating into MGHSHDHQHSHGIGHAHGHHHGHSHDHSHGQIYGASTAASTRALKWALVLTVVILIVEGIGGWMSNSLALLADAGHVLTDAGALGLSLFVAWLARQPGSGAKTFGYLRWEILAALINGTTLLLISVWIILEAVGRFKAPEPVHGGLMLGVAIVGFVVNGVAVYLLHGVREGSLNVRGAYLHVLGDMLAAGGTVVAGGIIRFTGWLDADPIASLLTTVLIVAGSWRLVRESVDVLLESAPPHIALDAVRSKLESIPNVESVHDLHVWTVTSGMVAMSAHAIVRDAGCHQGVLEQAHDLLREMGIQHVTVQLECEALGGRELHLHP
- a CDS encoding hemolysin family protein — protein: MLARLIAIAVLLLVNGFFVAAEFALVRARRTRLESIARTGDWKARLALRALGNLARVYSASQLGVTLASLGLGALAESALGGVFARELGELPFFIEVSLRVGIGAAIALAIVTFFHVVFGELAPRGLALAHPEDVARWLTPPLLAFAWLMSPFTNFLNRSSQVVLRAFGLRSARENVHSAEELRMLVEQSEEGGALETQDADLLEGVFEFSEKNARDVMTPRTEIDALPLDATLDETVAMITDSGRSRYPVYEDTIDNIIGIVLAKDVLAVLRSPPREYSLRDIARSVHVVPGSRQVEEVLSDFKRLKEHMAIVLDEYGGTAGLVTMEDLLEEIVGEILDEYDEPPEYPERASADVIIVPGATDVGELNERYGLDVPEDNYTTIGGFIFGALGRLPTVGDRVSAGGATFSVTEMDGRRVDSLAVNLNGGRTARSTKSDKK